One Thermus sp. CCB_US3_UF1 DNA window includes the following coding sequences:
- the cas1b gene encoding type I-B CRISPR-associated endonuclease Cas1b, translated as MPKPVYIFSSGRLSRLANTLVLETEDRKRHLPVEQVSELYLFGEVDLNKRFLEFAAQKGILLHFFNRFGYYVGSFYPREHLLSGYLTLRQAQHYLDANRRLNLARRFVEGGLENIRRLLRKEEAKGKRVSDALDTIGEILSQVKGAQHVGELMALEGRARESYYAVWDELLGEEWSLERNRRPPKDPVNALVSFGNTLLYTAILAQIYQTHLDPRIGFLHEANYRRHSLNLDVAEVFKPVLVDRMIFRLIRRGQIKTGHFLREGQGVFLSEAGKRLVVEEWENSLQATYRHLSLKRSVSYRTTLRLELYKLEKHLIEENPYIPYRFR; from the coding sequence ATGCCTAAGCCCGTGTACATCTTTTCCTCCGGGCGACTGAGCCGCTTGGCCAACACCCTTGTTCTGGAGACCGAGGATCGCAAGCGCCATCTTCCAGTGGAACAGGTTTCCGAGCTTTACCTCTTCGGAGAGGTAGACCTGAACAAGCGATTTTTAGAGTTTGCCGCACAGAAGGGCATCCTTCTGCACTTTTTCAATCGCTTTGGCTACTACGTGGGCTCTTTCTACCCCAGGGAACATCTCTTGAGCGGGTACCTTACCCTGCGCCAAGCCCAACACTATCTGGATGCAAACCGTCGCCTAAACCTGGCCCGGCGCTTTGTGGAAGGTGGCCTGGAAAACATCCGGCGCTTGTTACGGAAAGAAGAAGCAAAGGGGAAAAGGGTTTCGGACGCCTTGGACACCATAGGGGAAATCCTGTCCCAGGTAAAGGGGGCACAACATGTAGGAGAACTGATGGCCCTAGAAGGGCGGGCCCGCGAAAGCTACTATGCCGTTTGGGACGAACTGCTTGGGGAAGAGTGGAGCCTGGAGCGCAACCGTAGGCCCCCGAAAGACCCCGTAAACGCTCTCGTGAGTTTTGGCAACACCCTCCTTTACACGGCCATTCTGGCGCAGATTTACCAAACCCACCTGGATCCCCGTATAGGCTTCCTCCACGAAGCCAACTACCGTCGCCATTCCCTGAACCTGGACGTGGCGGAGGTCTTCAAGCCAGTGCTGGTGGACCGAATGATCTTCCGACTGATCCGACGGGGACAAATAAAAACCGGCCATTTCCTCAGGGAGGGTCAAGGGGTTTTCCTTTCCGAAGCGGGCAAGAGATTGGTGGTAGAGGAATGGGAAAATAGCCTCCAAGCCACCTACCGACACCTTTCCCTGAAGCGTTCCGTTTCTTACCGAACGACTTTGCGTCTGGAGCTTTACAAGTTAGAGAAACACCTTATAGAGGAAAACCCTTACATCCCTTACCGGTTTCGCTAA
- a CDS encoding CRISPR-associated endonuclease Cas3'' has protein sequence MLLARTSPDEPLLEHLLGVGALAEGYLAPLGLGEEGRLAGLCHDLGKATPYFQEMLAGQRAKGDPLTWHALLGALYAAWTARQRGMGEKSLLLFLAVLEHHGSLKTPWERIPLGPRQASEKAWKILPKQIRALQESPLFPALVADLGLPPPEAFLGEGAWEEAERLAREADALLDREGRDLGLHYRLALLYSALLDADRRLAGQAPPKGEGIPIPPEAAEAHLARKSRPTPLSPQREALFRGVGEVLEGPLERVFPARLTLTAPTGAGKTLAALRFALALRERVHRERGFRPKVVYALPYIAIADQVEEEARGVLQAAGLKPEEHLLVHHHLALAREEEGSVEEALLLQETWDAEVVVTTFHQLFPTLVGPGSALRPLHALAKGAILILDEVQTLPAELWPFLGELLRQLPGQMTVISMTATQPGLVKGQEVAPHLPSYPRRVRLAWHGARTLEELGQALLQEGPKSRLVVVNTVREAISLYRFLREEGLPHLYLLTSHIIPKHRKARLGEIRAKLQEGQPLTLVATQVVEAGVDLDFQEGYRAFAPMESILQVAGRVNRSALGEGRLWVLDLEGDGGRRVYGTILLDRSRRVLGPRLAEGLWDLEAYALLPQYYRLVEEGISQAKGQDLLAKLARLDYSQLRFTLIEEAPSIPIFIEWDQEATRLLGELEGALTLKDPGERRKRLRPLLARIQGYTVSPLLQRALKNLPPPLLGREEWRHVPREAVADFYDEEMGFLWEMEQFL, from the coding sequence ATGCTGCTGGCCCGCACCTCCCCGGACGAACCCCTTTTGGAGCACCTCTTGGGCGTGGGGGCCCTGGCGGAGGGATACCTGGCCCCCCTAGGACTGGGGGAGGAGGGCAGGCTGGCCGGCCTCTGCCACGATCTGGGCAAGGCCACGCCCTACTTCCAGGAAATGCTGGCCGGGCAACGGGCCAAGGGGGACCCCCTCACCTGGCACGCCCTCTTGGGGGCCCTCTACGCCGCCTGGACCGCCCGCCAAAGGGGTATGGGGGAGAAAAGCCTCCTCCTTTTCCTGGCGGTCTTGGAGCACCACGGCTCCCTCAAGACCCCGTGGGAGCGGATCCCCCTGGGGCCAAGGCAAGCCTCAGAAAAGGCGTGGAAAATCCTGCCCAAACAGATCCGGGCCCTCCAGGAAAGCCCCCTCTTCCCCGCCCTGGTGGCGGACCTCGGCCTACCCCCGCCCGAAGCCTTTCTCGGGGAAGGGGCGTGGGAGGAGGCCGAGCGCTTGGCCCGGGAGGCCGATGCCCTCCTGGACCGGGAGGGCCGGGACCTGGGGCTGCACTACCGCCTGGCCCTTCTCTACTCCGCCCTCTTGGACGCGGACCGGAGGCTGGCCGGCCAGGCTCCCCCTAAAGGGGAGGGGATCCCTATCCCCCCTGAGGCGGCGGAAGCCCACCTGGCCCGCAAGTCCCGCCCCACGCCCCTATCCCCCCAACGGGAGGCCCTTTTCCGGGGGGTGGGGGAGGTCCTCGAGGGGCCGCTGGAGAGGGTCTTCCCCGCCCGGCTCACCCTCACCGCCCCCACGGGGGCGGGAAAGACCCTGGCAGCCCTCCGCTTCGCCCTGGCCTTGAGGGAGCGGGTCCACAGGGAAAGGGGCTTCCGCCCCAAGGTGGTCTACGCCCTACCCTACATCGCCATCGCCGACCAGGTGGAGGAGGAGGCCCGGGGGGTCCTCCAGGCCGCGGGCCTGAAGCCCGAGGAGCACCTTTTGGTCCACCACCATCTGGCCCTGGCGCGCGAGGAAGAGGGGTCGGTGGAGGAAGCCCTCCTCCTGCAGGAGACCTGGGATGCGGAGGTGGTGGTGACCACCTTCCACCAGCTCTTCCCTACCCTGGTGGGCCCAGGGAGCGCCCTGCGCCCCCTTCACGCCCTGGCCAAGGGGGCCATCCTCATCCTGGACGAGGTGCAAACCTTGCCCGCGGAGCTTTGGCCCTTTCTGGGGGAGCTCCTTAGGCAACTTCCAGGCCAGATGACGGTGATCAGCATGACCGCCACCCAGCCCGGCCTGGTGAAGGGCCAGGAGGTGGCGCCCCATCTCCCCTCCTACCCCCGGCGGGTGCGCCTGGCCTGGCACGGGGCCCGCACCCTAGAGGAGCTTGGGCAGGCCCTGCTCCAGGAAGGCCCCAAAAGCCGCCTGGTGGTGGTGAACACGGTGCGGGAGGCCATATCCCTCTACCGCTTCCTCAGGGAGGAAGGGCTTCCCCATCTCTACCTCCTCACCAGCCACATCATTCCCAAGCACCGGAAGGCCCGCTTGGGGGAGATCCGGGCCAAGCTCCAAGAGGGGCAACCCCTCACCCTGGTGGCCACCCAGGTGGTGGAGGCCGGGGTGGACCTGGACTTCCAAGAGGGCTACCGGGCCTTCGCCCCCATGGAAAGCATCCTCCAGGTGGCGGGGAGGGTGAACCGGAGCGCCTTGGGGGAGGGGAGGCTCTGGGTTTTGGACCTCGAGGGAGACGGGGGAAGACGGGTCTACGGCACGATCCTCCTGGACCGTAGCCGACGGGTGCTGGGCCCCCGGCTTGCCGAAGGGCTTTGGGACTTGGAGGCCTATGCCCTCCTCCCCCAGTACTACCGCCTGGTGGAAGAGGGCATCAGCCAGGCCAAGGGTCAGGACCTGCTGGCCAAGTTGGCCCGACTGGACTACAGCCAGCTCCGCTTCACCCTCATTGAGGAAGCGCCTTCCATCCCCATCTTCATCGAGTGGGACCAGGAGGCAACCCGGCTCCTAGGGGAGCTGGAGGGGGCCCTGACCCTCAAGGATCCCGGGGAGCGGCGCAAGCGCCTACGGCCCCTCCTGGCCAGGATCCAAGGCTACACGGTTTCCCCTCTCCTGCAGCGGGCGCTGAAAAACCTACCCCCACCCCTTCTGGGGCGGGAGGAATGGCGGCACGTGCCTAGGGAAGCTGTTGCGGACTTCTACGATGAGGAGATGGGCTTCCTATGGGAGATGGAACAGTTCCTCTGA
- the cas6 gene encoding CRISPR-associated endoribonuclease Cas6: MPSEGGRLSLRFFAEGRLPVTYREGLQAALYQALPLPLGQRLHDGGLLEGHRPLKLFVFSRLQGLLYLREEKAFLAQGELVLHFASALPEVVEGLAKGVWERGGLEVHGLFLRLLGMDLDPLPEGGDLVVEALSPITAYRTEGGRTLYFNPLNREFALLLEANLVRKAQLLGLEAGSLALKPVGFRPQHKRVERYKDTWIEGWMGRYRLEGSPHLIRLALLTGLGAKNSQGFGFVREVKG, encoded by the coding sequence ATGCCTTCGGAGGGAGGTAGGCTTAGCCTTCGCTTTTTCGCCGAGGGGAGGTTGCCCGTAACCTACCGGGAGGGCCTGCAGGCTGCCTTGTACCAGGCCTTGCCCCTGCCCCTGGGCCAAAGGCTCCACGACGGGGGCTTGCTGGAAGGCCATAGGCCCCTAAAGCTTTTCGTCTTCAGCCGCCTCCAGGGCCTCCTCTACCTCAGGGAGGAGAAGGCCTTCCTTGCCCAGGGCGAGCTGGTTCTCCACTTTGCCTCCGCCCTTCCCGAGGTGGTGGAGGGCCTTGCCAAGGGGGTGTGGGAGCGGGGGGGCCTCGAGGTCCACGGCCTTTTCCTACGCCTTTTGGGCATGGACCTGGACCCCCTGCCTGAGGGGGGGGATCTGGTGGTGGAGGCCCTTTCTCCCATCACCGCCTACCGCACGGAAGGGGGCAGGACCCTGTACTTCAACCCCCTTAACCGCGAGTTCGCCTTGCTCCTCGAGGCCAACCTGGTCCGCAAGGCCCAGCTCCTGGGTCTGGAGGCGGGTAGCCTCGCCCTGAAACCTGTGGGTTTCCGACCCCAGCACAAGCGGGTAGAGCGCTATAAGGACACCTGGATTGAGGGCTGGATGGGGAGGTACCGCCTGGAAGGCTCCCCCCACCTGATCCGCCTGGCCCTCCTGACGGGCCTGGGCGCCAAGAACAGCCAGGGGTTTGGCTTTGTGCGGGAGGTGAAAGGGTGA